In Candidatus Aminicenantes bacterium, the following are encoded in one genomic region:
- a CDS encoding M1 family aminopeptidase, giving the protein MNTHAIIRACFFSILLPLLFTSTAPAQEPHPAWRTESIDLAVEIDPDRGVLKGDAGLQLKNLGAGDDEILLTLNHQLRVEAVMDECGRPLSFEQSEDSLAVRPQEPPFGTELRTIRIRYSGRFLERIPELDLRNAWIGGKISYAFCSSRWYPQAPDPFRRCRGRIAYLVPGNWTVASSGRLTATEEIRGAKRCTFVVASPVEFSFAAADFVHHRENIDGLEVGVFLLKGDRNKVDYYLGNCSKMIAYFKKLYGFFPYERYDLIELPQEMLGKTGAACYESLTFFPESLLPKRFFYAPVFAHEISHCWWGNCVRGAEGPVINEGLAQISMGLYLEETLGSKFFWNLLKDGAPQFLYLHSARLFFRALQTAKVKDKSLEALLMRGEDLELGIPAKDKFTTLHMLANSKGFFVFAMLRELIGPEPFKQGLRTTLEGFSWKT; this is encoded by the coding sequence ATGAACACCCATGCCATTATCCGGGCCTGTTTTTTTTCCATCCTCCTGCCACTTTTATTCACGAGTACGGCACCCGCCCAAGAGCCGCATCCCGCGTGGCGGACGGAATCCATCGACCTGGCCGTCGAAATCGATCCGGACCGTGGCGTGCTGAAGGGAGATGCCGGGCTGCAGCTTAAAAACCTTGGCGCCGGCGATGACGAGATCCTTTTGACCCTCAACCATCAGCTGCGGGTGGAAGCGGTTATGGATGAATGCGGCCGCCCTCTGTCTTTCGAGCAGAGTGAGGACAGCCTCGCCGTTCGTCCGCAGGAGCCGCCCTTTGGAACGGAGCTGCGCACCATCCGCATCCGTTATTCCGGCCGCTTTCTTGAACGGATCCCCGAACTCGACCTGCGCAACGCCTGGATCGGCGGCAAAATCTCCTATGCCTTCTGCAGCAGCCGCTGGTATCCGCAAGCGCCCGACCCGTTCCGCCGCTGCCGGGGAAGGATCGCCTATCTTGTCCCCGGGAATTGGACCGTGGCCAGCTCGGGCAGGCTGACGGCCACGGAAGAAATTCGCGGCGCGAAACGGTGCACCTTTGTCGTCGCCTCCCCGGTCGAGTTCTCCTTCGCCGCCGCCGACTTCGTCCATCATCGCGAAAACATCGACGGCCTGGAAGTGGGCGTTTTCCTGCTCAAGGGCGACCGGAATAAGGTGGACTATTATCTGGGCAACTGCAGCAAAATGATCGCTTACTTCAAGAAACTCTACGGCTTCTTTCCTTACGAGCGCTACGATCTGATCGAGCTGCCGCAGGAGATGCTGGGCAAGACGGGCGCCGCCTGCTATGAAAGCCTGACCTTTTTCCCGGAGTCGCTGCTGCCCAAGCGCTTTTTTTACGCTCCGGTCTTCGCGCATGAGATCAGCCATTGCTGGTGGGGGAATTGCGTTCGCGGCGCGGAGGGGCCGGTCATCAACGAGGGCCTGGCGCAGATTTCGATGGGGCTCTATCTCGAGGAAACCCTCGGCAGCAAATTTTTTTGGAACCTGCTGAAGGATGGCGCGCCGCAGTTTCTGTACCTGCATTCGGCGCGGTTGTTCTTCCGGGCCCTGCAAACGGCCAAAGTCAAAGACAAGTCGCTCGAAGCCCTGCTCATGCGCGGTGAAGACCTGGAACTGGGGATCCCGGCCAAGGACAAGTTCACCACCCTGCATATGCTGGCCAACAGCAAGGGGTTCTTCGTCTTTGCCATGCTGCGCGAGCTGATCGGTCCCGAGCCCTTCAAGCAAGGCCTGAGGACAACTCTGGAGGGTTTTTCCTGGAAAACC